Part of the Companilactobacillus zhachilii genome is shown below.
CTTTTTCAGGGACACCTTTTGAACGAGCTGTTCTAACATAATCGGAACGTTTAGCATCGATAACTTCTGAACGAAGATATTGAACGACATTGACAGTTCCAAACAATGCTCCCAAAATACCAGGCAACAAAATATGGTAGAAACGAGAGCCAATTGATGGCAACCCTGGATTGGCAGTTGAGGAAATGGACCCAGTCGTTGGGAACCAACCTAAGACGTAACCGAAAATCCAAACGCCGATAACTAAAATAACGAAGAAAGGAATACAGAAGGTTACGTAAGTGTAAACTCTGATGATTGAATCGGGTAATTTTCCTTCATGCTTAGCGGCGTACATTCCCATTGGTAAAGCTAGACAATATGTCAAAATAGTTGTAAATAATGCTAACCAGAGAGTGTTGACGGCACGGCTACCAATTAGACGGGTAACTGGTTCTTGATATTGGTAACTATTTCCTAGATTACCGTGGAACAAGTGCACGACCCAATTCCAATATTGTTGATACCAAGGATCGTACAAACCGTTGATTTCCATCAAGTGGTGCAGTTGAGCGGGATCAG
Proteins encoded:
- a CDS encoding ABC transporter permease yields the protein MWKTILRRILIMIPEVIILSILVFLLAKAMPGDPFTGSINPKADPAQLHHLMEINGLYDPWYQQYWNWVVHLFHGNLGNSYQYQEPVTRLIGSRAVNTLWLALFTTILTYCLALPMGMYAAKHEGKLPDSIIRVYTYVTFCIPFFVILVIGVWIFGYVLGWFPTTGSISSTANPGLPSIGSRFYHILLPGILGALFGTVNVVQYLRSEVIDAKRSDYVRTARSKGVPEKDIYRHHIFRNSLLPIAAFAGYSITGLLNGSLFTETVFSYPGMGLLFINSISYRDYTVITALVLIYGILNLLGTLLSDIILSIVDPRIRIQ